A region of Faecalibacterium taiwanense DNA encodes the following proteins:
- the tuf gene encoding elongation factor Tu, whose translation MAEKAKFDRSKPHVNIGTIGHVDHGKTTLTAAITKYLALKGDADFMDYANIDKAPEERARGITINSAHVEYQTDARHYAHVDCPGHADYVKNMITGAAQMDGAILVVAATDGPMPQTREHILLARQVGVPYIVVFMNKCDMVDDEELLDLVEMEIRELLTEYDFPGDDTPIIRGSALKALESTSTDPNAPEYACIKELMDAVDTYIPNPDREEDKPFLMPIEDVMTISGRGTVATGRVERGIAKVGDAMEIVGIKPDRLSTTITGLEMFRKSLDFAEAGDNIGALLRGVDRTQIERGQVLAKPGSVHPHKTFESQVYVLTKDEGGRHTPFFSNYRPQFYFRTTDVTGIITLPEGTEMCMPGDNVMMHVELLTPVAMEEGLRFAIREGGRTVGSGVVGKIIE comes from the coding sequence ATGGCTGAAAAGGCAAAGTTCGACCGTTCTAAGCCGCATGTGAACATCGGCACCATCGGTCACGTTGACCACGGCAAGACCACTCTGACCGCCGCTATCACCAAGTACCTGGCTCTGAAGGGCGACGCAGACTTCATGGATTATGCCAACATCGATAAGGCTCCTGAGGAGCGTGCTCGTGGTATCACGATCAACTCCGCTCACGTTGAGTATCAGACCGACGCTCGTCACTATGCTCACGTTGACTGCCCGGGCCATGCTGACTACGTCAAGAACATGATCACTGGTGCTGCTCAGATGGACGGCGCTATCCTGGTCGTTGCTGCTACCGATGGTCCCATGCCCCAGACCCGTGAGCACATCCTGCTGGCTCGTCAGGTCGGCGTGCCCTATATCGTCGTGTTCATGAACAAGTGCGATATGGTCGACGACGAAGAGCTGCTGGATCTGGTTGAGATGGAGATCCGTGAGCTGCTGACCGAGTACGACTTCCCCGGCGACGACACCCCGATCATTCGTGGTTCCGCTCTGAAGGCTCTGGAGTCTACCTCCACTGATCCCAATGCTCCCGAGTATGCTTGCATCAAGGAGCTGATGGACGCTGTTGACACCTATATCCCCAACCCCGATCGTGAGGAAGACAAGCCCTTCCTGATGCCCATCGAGGATGTCATGACCATTTCTGGCCGTGGTACTGTTGCAACCGGTCGTGTTGAGCGTGGTATTGCTAAGGTTGGCGATGCTATGGAGATCGTCGGCATCAAGCCCGATCGTCTGAGCACCACCATTACCGGTCTGGAGATGTTCCGTAAGTCTCTGGACTTCGCTGAGGCTGGCGATAACATCGGCGCTCTGCTGCGTGGTGTTGATCGTACTCAGATCGAGCGTGGTCAGGTTCTGGCTAAGCCCGGTTCCGTGCACCCCCACAAGACCTTCGAGTCTCAGGTGTACGTTCTGACCAAGGACGAAGGCGGCCGTCACACCCCGTTCTTCTCCAACTATCGTCCTCAGTTCTACTTCCGCACCACCGACGTGACCGGTATCATCACTCTGCCCGAAGGCACTGAGATGTGCATGCCCGGCGATAACGTCATGATGCACGTTGAGCTGCTGACCCCTGTTGCTATGGAAGAGGGCCTGCGTTTCGCTATCCGTGAGGGTGGCCGTACCGTTGGTTCTGGCGTTGTTGGCAAGATCATTGAGTGA
- a CDS encoding TetR/AcrR family transcriptional regulator, with product MNTIVTSKEDILKNSRELIREKGWAAVSIRSVASACGVSVGSIYNYYDSKAELISATVESVWCEIFHRPQDEAVFQDVQTCVKWMYERMAYGCEQYPGFFTLHSLGFMQEDKADGKRHMQQIWHHILNGLCTVLQQDTKIRPDAFNAQFTVEKFADVLFSLMLSALLRQDYDPAAVLEIVRRTLY from the coding sequence ATGAATACAATCGTAACCTCCAAGGAAGATATCTTAAAAAACAGCCGTGAGCTTATCCGGGAAAAGGGCTGGGCGGCGGTCAGTATCCGTTCTGTCGCCTCGGCATGCGGGGTCTCGGTCGGCTCGATCTACAACTATTATGACTCCAAGGCTGAGCTTATCAGCGCCACGGTCGAGAGCGTCTGGTGCGAAATTTTCCACCGCCCGCAGGACGAGGCTGTATTTCAGGATGTGCAGACCTGTGTCAAATGGATGTACGAGCGCATGGCCTACGGCTGTGAGCAGTATCCTGGATTCTTCACACTGCACTCTCTCGGCTTTATGCAGGAGGACAAGGCCGATGGCAAACGGCACATGCAGCAAATCTGGCACCATATCTTAAATGGTCTGTGTACGGTGCTGCAACAGGATACCAAAATCCGTCCGGACGCTTTTAACGCGCAATTCACCGTTGAAAAATTTGCCGATGTTCTATTTTCGCTGATGCTGTCTGCCTTGCTGCGGCAGGACTACGACCCCGCCGCTGTGCTGGAAATCGTGCGCAGAACCTTATATTGA
- a CDS encoding GyrI-like domain-containing protein: protein MPFDYKKEYREFYLPPKKPHLITIPRMNFVAVHGKGDPNAPGGAYQEAMGVLYGIAFTIKMSYKGSHKMDGYFEYVVPPLEGLWHQKGVDGVDYAHKETFEWTSMIRLPEFVTPEAFDWAVQEATAKKKKDFSKAEFLTYDEGLCVQCLHIGPYDEEPKTLAQMDAFAVEQGYRLDFSETRFHHEIYLSDPRRAAPGTLKTVLRHPIREK from the coding sequence ATGCCGTTTGATTATAAGAAAGAGTACAGGGAATTTTATCTCCCGCCGAAAAAACCGCATCTGATTACGATACCGCGTATGAATTTTGTGGCAGTGCACGGCAAGGGTGACCCGAATGCTCCGGGTGGAGCCTATCAGGAGGCTATGGGAGTGCTGTACGGCATTGCTTTCACCATCAAAATGAGCTATAAGGGCAGCCACAAGATGGACGGCTATTTTGAATATGTGGTTCCACCGTTGGAGGGCTTGTGGCATCAGAAGGGCGTGGATGGCGTTGACTATGCACATAAAGAAACATTTGAGTGGACATCCATGATCCGACTGCCAGAATTCGTGACGCCGGAAGCGTTTGATTGGGCCGTACAGGAAGCAACGGCAAAAAAGAAAAAGGATTTTTCCAAGGCGGAATTCCTGACCTATGATGAGGGACTTTGCGTTCAGTGCCTGCATATCGGCCCTTATGATGAAGAACCGAAAACGCTGGCGCAGATGGATGCCTTTGCCGTAGAGCAGGGGTATAGGCTTGATTTTTCAGAGACACGCTTCCACCACGAAATTTATCTGAGTGATCCTCGCCGTGCTGCACCGGGGACACTGAAAACAGTTCTGCGGCATCCCATACGTGAAAAATAA
- the rpsG gene encoding 30S ribosomal protein S7: MPRRGNIAKRDVLADPIYNSKMVTRLVNSVMLDGKKGVAQKIVYEAFSMIQEKTGNDPLETFEKAMENIMPSLECKTRRVGGANYQVPLEVSPARRETLGLRWLTAYSRSRGEKTMAQRLAAEIMDAANNTGNAVKKREDTHKMAEANKAFAHFRY; the protein is encoded by the coding sequence ATGCCTAGAAGAGGTAACATTGCTAAGCGCGATGTCTTAGCTGATCCTATTTACAATTCCAAGATGGTCACTCGTCTGGTCAACAGCGTTATGCTGGATGGCAAGAAGGGCGTCGCTCAGAAGATCGTTTACGAAGCTTTCTCCATGATTCAGGAGAAGACCGGCAACGATCCTCTGGAGACTTTCGAGAAGGCGATGGAGAACATCATGCCCAGCCTCGAGTGCAAGACCCGCCGCGTTGGCGGTGCTAACTACCAGGTTCCTCTGGAAGTCAGCCCGGCTCGCCGCGAGACCCTGGGTCTGCGCTGGCTGACTGCCTACAGCCGCAGCCGTGGTGAGAAGACCATGGCTCAGCGTCTGGCTGCTGAAATCATGGATGCTGCCAACAACACTGGTAACGCCGTGAAGAAGCGTGAGGATACTCACAAGATGGCAGAGGCCAACAAGGCTTTCGCTCATTTCCGTTATTGA
- the fusA gene encoding elongation factor G has translation MTRNIGIMAHIDAGKTTTTERILYYTGINHKIGEVHDGGATMDWMVQEQERGITITSAATTCYWSHSETQKDPVAFKKNRHRINIIDTPGHVDFTVEVQRSLRVLDGSVTVLAAKGGVEPQSETVWRQADEYKVPRMVYVNKMDTMGADFFRCIKMLHDRLHANGVAIQLPIGQEDTFRGIVDLVDMNAEVYYDDMGNDMRTEPIPEDMREQAEEYHNILIEAVAENDEELMEKYLEGEEITRAELKAAIRKETIANTLVPVVCGSSYKNRGVQKLLDAIVDYMPAPTDVPDIKGVNPETEEEETRPSSDDAPFAALAFKIATDPFVGKLAYFRVYSGKVEAGTTVYNSVKDSKERMGRILQMHSNHRKDIDCCYAGDIAAVVGLKNTTTGDTLCDENHPIILESMKFPEPVIRVAIEPKTKAGNEKMGIALAKLAEEDPTFKTYTDEETGQTIIAGMGELHLEIIVDRLLREFKVEANVGAPQVAYRETIRKEANQETKYARQSGGKGQYGHVKIKIEPNEPGKGYEFVNAIVGGAIPKEYIPAIDNGIQGAMKSGVLAGYPVVDVKVTLWDGSYHEVDSSEMAFSIAGSMAFKDAMRKADPIITEPIMKVAVIVPDEYLGDVIGDLNARRGQIQGMEAMAGTQRVNAFVPLAQMFGYATDLRSKTQGRGQYVMEPSHYEPVPKNIADQIIAGRTKG, from the coding sequence ATGACGAGAAATATCGGCATTATGGCCCACATTGATGCTGGTAAAACTACTACTACCGAGCGTATTCTGTACTACACCGGTATCAACCACAAGATCGGCGAAGTTCATGATGGCGGCGCTACCATGGACTGGATGGTTCAGGAGCAGGAGCGTGGTATCACCATCACTTCCGCTGCTACCACCTGCTACTGGAGCCACTCTGAAACCCAGAAGGATCCGGTTGCATTCAAGAAGAACCGTCACCGCATCAACATCATCGACACCCCGGGCCACGTGGACTTCACTGTTGAGGTCCAGCGTTCCCTGCGCGTGCTGGACGGTTCTGTGACCGTTCTGGCTGCAAAGGGCGGTGTTGAGCCGCAGTCTGAGACCGTTTGGCGTCAGGCTGACGAGTACAAGGTTCCCCGTATGGTGTACGTTAACAAGATGGACACCATGGGTGCCGACTTCTTCCGCTGCATCAAGATGCTGCACGATCGTCTGCACGCAAACGGCGTGGCGATCCAGCTGCCTATCGGTCAGGAGGATACCTTCCGCGGTATCGTTGACCTGGTCGATATGAACGCTGAGGTCTACTACGACGATATGGGCAACGACATGCGCACTGAGCCCATCCCCGAGGATATGCGTGAGCAGGCCGAGGAGTACCACAACATTCTGATCGAGGCTGTTGCTGAGAACGACGAAGAGTTGATGGAGAAGTACCTCGAGGGCGAGGAGATCACCCGTGCCGAGCTGAAGGCTGCGATCCGCAAGGAGACCATCGCTAACACGCTGGTTCCCGTTGTCTGCGGTTCTTCCTACAAGAACCGTGGTGTCCAGAAGCTGCTGGACGCTATCGTTGACTATATGCCCGCTCCTACCGATGTCCCTGACATCAAGGGCGTGAATCCCGAGACTGAGGAAGAGGAGACCCGTCCGTCTTCTGACGACGCTCCCTTCGCAGCTCTGGCCTTCAAGATCGCTACCGACCCGTTCGTTGGTAAGCTGGCATACTTCCGTGTTTACTCCGGTAAGGTTGAGGCAGGTACCACTGTCTACAACTCCGTGAAGGACAGCAAGGAGCGTATGGGCCGCATCCTGCAGATGCATTCTAACCACCGCAAGGATATCGACTGCTGCTACGCAGGTGATATCGCTGCTGTTGTCGGTCTGAAGAACACCACTACCGGTGACACTCTGTGTGATGAGAATCATCCCATCATTCTGGAGTCCATGAAGTTCCCCGAGCCTGTTATCCGTGTTGCCATCGAGCCCAAGACCAAGGCCGGCAACGAGAAGATGGGCATCGCGCTGGCAAAGCTGGCTGAAGAGGATCCGACCTTCAAGACCTACACTGACGAAGAGACCGGTCAGACCATCATCGCCGGTATGGGCGAGCTGCACCTGGAGATCATCGTTGACCGTCTGCTGCGTGAGTTCAAGGTTGAAGCAAACGTGGGTGCACCTCAGGTTGCTTACCGTGAGACCATCCGCAAAGAGGCCAACCAGGAGACCAAGTACGCACGTCAGTCCGGTGGTAAGGGCCAGTACGGTCATGTTAAGATCAAGATCGAGCCCAACGAGCCCGGCAAGGGTTACGAGTTCGTCAACGCCATCGTTGGCGGTGCCATCCCGAAGGAATACATCCCGGCTATCGACAACGGTATCCAGGGTGCTATGAAGTCCGGTGTTCTGGCTGGCTATCCTGTCGTTGATGTCAAGGTTACCCTGTGGGATGGTTCTTATCATGAGGTCGACTCCTCTGAAATGGCCTTCTCCATTGCTGGTTCTATGGCGTTCAAGGATGCTATGCGCAAGGCTGATCCTATCATCACTGAGCCTATCATGAAGGTTGCAGTTATCGTTCCCGATGAGTATCTGGGCGATGTTATCGGCGACCTGAATGCACGCCGTGGTCAGATTCAGGGCATGGAAGCTATGGCTGGTACTCAGCGCGTCAATGCATTTGTGCCTCTGGCTCAGATGTTCGGCTACGCTACCGACCTGCGTTCCAAGACTCAGGGCCGTGGCCAGTATGTCATGGAGCCGTCTCACTACGAGCCGGTGCCTAAGAACATTGCTGACCAGATCATCGCTGGCCGCACCAAGGGCTGA
- the rpsL gene encoding 30S ribosomal protein S12 translates to MPTFNQLVRKGRQVLATKSTAPALLKSYNSQKKQYSDLNSPQKRGVCTAVRTMTPKKPNSALRKVARVRLTNGIEVTSYIPGIGHNLQEHSVVLIRGGRVKDLPGVRYHIIRGTLDTQGVAGRNQARSKYGAKRPKAGAAKK, encoded by the coding sequence ATGCCTACTTTTAACCAGCTTGTACGCAAGGGCCGTCAGGTTCTGGCTACCAAGAGTACCGCTCCCGCACTGCTGAAGAGCTACAATTCTCAGAAGAAACAGTATTCTGATCTGAACAGCCCCCAGAAGCGTGGTGTCTGCACTGCTGTTCGTACCATGACCCCCAAGAAGCCCAACTCTGCTCTGCGTAAGGTTGCTCGTGTCCGCCTCACGAATGGTATCGAGGTCACCTCTTACATTCCCGGTATCGGCCATAACCTGCAGGAGCACTCCGTCGTGCTGATCCGTGGCGGTCGTGTTAAGGACCTGCCCGGTGTGCGTTACCACATCATCCGTGGTACCCTGGATACTCAGGGTGTGGCAGGCCGTAATCAGGCCCGCTCCAAGTACGGCGCAAAGCGTCCTAAGGCCGGTGCTGCAAAGAAGTAA
- the guaA gene encoding glutamine-hydrolyzing GMP synthase: MQHETVIVLDFGGQYNQLIARRVRENNVYCEIYSYKTDLSVIKAKNPKGIIFTGGPNSVYLEDSPTIDPEIFNWGVPVLGICYGSQLMMHLLGGHVCRAPEREYGKTEVFVDTNSKMFTDVQPSTICWMSHNDYIEQAAPGFKITAHTVNCPVAAAENAEKGLYAVQFHPEVLHTAEGKKMLRNFVYNVCGCTGDWKMDSFVENNVKALRERIGDGKVLCALSGGVDSSVLAAMLAKAIGKQLTCVFVDHGLLRKNEKEEVCSVFGPGNANGFDINFICVDARERYFAKLAGVTEPERKRKIIGEEFIRVFEEQAKKIGKVDFLAQGTIYPDVVESGLGGESTVIKSHHNVGGLPDTVDFKELVEPLRNLFKDEVRQAGRELGLPEYLVSRQPFPGPGLGIRIIGEVTPEKVAIVQDADAIWREEIAKAGLDKEISQYYAALTNMHSVGVMGDERTYDYAVALRAVTTTDFMTAESYNMPWDVLGTVTSRIVNEVKHVNRVFYDCTGKPPATIELE; this comes from the coding sequence ATGCAGCATGAAACTGTCATCGTGCTGGACTTTGGCGGCCAGTACAATCAGCTGATCGCGCGCCGCGTCCGCGAGAACAATGTCTACTGTGAAATCTATTCCTATAAAACCGATCTGTCGGTTATCAAGGCAAAGAACCCCAAGGGTATCATCTTTACCGGTGGCCCCAACAGCGTTTATCTGGAGGATTCCCCTACGATCGACCCTGAGATCTTCAACTGGGGTGTGCCTGTGCTGGGCATCTGCTACGGCAGCCAGCTGATGATGCATCTGCTGGGCGGCCATGTCTGCCGCGCACCGGAGCGCGAGTACGGCAAGACTGAGGTGTTCGTGGACACGAACAGCAAGATGTTCACCGATGTGCAGCCCTCCACCATTTGCTGGATGAGCCACAACGACTATATTGAGCAGGCAGCGCCCGGCTTTAAGATCACTGCTCACACGGTCAACTGTCCGGTAGCTGCGGCAGAGAACGCTGAGAAGGGCCTGTACGCGGTCCAGTTCCATCCGGAAGTGCTGCACACTGCGGAAGGCAAGAAGATGCTGCGCAACTTCGTGTACAACGTCTGCGGCTGCACCGGCGACTGGAAGATGGACTCCTTTGTGGAGAACAACGTCAAGGCCCTGCGTGAGCGCATCGGCGATGGCAAGGTGTTGTGCGCCTTGTCCGGCGGCGTGGATTCCTCCGTTCTGGCAGCTATGCTGGCTAAGGCCATCGGCAAGCAGCTGACCTGCGTGTTCGTGGATCACGGTCTGCTGCGTAAGAACGAGAAGGAAGAGGTCTGCTCTGTATTCGGCCCGGGCAATGCCAACGGCTTTGATATCAACTTTATCTGTGTGGATGCCCGCGAACGCTACTTTGCAAAGCTGGCTGGTGTCACCGAGCCGGAGCGCAAGCGCAAGATCATCGGCGAAGAGTTCATCCGTGTGTTTGAAGAGCAGGCCAAGAAGATCGGCAAGGTGGATTTCCTGGCACAGGGTACCATTTACCCGGATGTCGTTGAGAGCGGTCTGGGCGGTGAGTCCACTGTTATCAAGAGCCACCACAACGTCGGCGGTCTGCCCGACACCGTGGACTTCAAGGAGTTGGTGGAGCCGTTGCGCAACCTGTTCAAAGACGAGGTGCGTCAGGCCGGCCGTGAGCTGGGCCTGCCCGAATATCTGGTCAGCCGTCAGCCGTTCCCCGGCCCGGGTCTTGGCATCCGCATCATCGGCGAAGTGACCCCGGAGAAGGTGGCTATCGTGCAGGATGCCGACGCGATCTGGCGTGAGGAGATCGCAAAGGCGGGTCTGGATAAGGAGATCAGCCAGTACTATGCAGCCTTGACCAACATGCACAGTGTGGGCGTCATGGGCGACGAGCGCACCTATGATTACGCTGTGGCGCTGCGTGCTGTGACCACCACCGACTTTATGACCGCGGAGAGCTATAATATGCCCTGGGATGTTCTGGGCACTGTCACCAGCCGTATCGTCAATGAGGTCAAGCATGTGAACCGCGTGTTCTATGATTGCACCGGTAAGCCGCCGGCAACCATTGAGCTCGAGTAA